From the genome of candidate division WOR-3 bacterium, one region includes:
- a CDS encoding winged helix-turn-helix domain-containing protein: MDLKVKILKAVANEKRVKIMNILHKNGRMELREIARIMDIPEATACRHLKILENVNFVKSTIQNGIAEYWINNDKSLTINQKVLAIVCDQ; encoded by the coding sequence ATGGATTTAAAAGTAAAAATATTAAAGGCAGTTGCCAATGAAAAGCGTGTAAAGATAATGAATATCTTGCACAAAAATGGTCGTATGGAATTGCGTGAAATTGCACGCATCATGGATATCCCCGAGGCAACTGCTTGTCGCCATCTTAAAATTCTTGAGAATGTGAATTTTGTGAAAAGCACAATTCAAAATGGCATTGCTGAATATTGGATAAACAACGATAAGAGTCTTACTATCAATCAGAAGGTGCTGGCAATTGTCTGTGACCAATAG